Proteins co-encoded in one Pseudochaenichthys georgianus chromosome 22, fPseGeo1.2, whole genome shotgun sequence genomic window:
- the eif2ak3 gene encoding eukaryotic translation initiation factor 2-alpha kinase 3: MERGLHFGNVSISLVLLLLLNALIGFGTSQAPGSATGREPQFSTRGSASTSGDEDGARAMERRSLENVGPPVIVADVTVEDDDNGSAGETDESFGDSNGNIQPTRSLVIISTLDGRISALDPHNQGRKQWDLDVASGCLVSSSISKPEVFGNKMIIPSLDGALFQWNRDRESMESVPFSVESLLDSSYRIGEDTVLVGGKSLTTYGLGAYSGKLRYICSTVGCSRWGEEEMLSEDVLLLQRTQKTVRAIRPRSGMEKWNFSVGNFELKLLPETSGMNFLEGEVASGDWRESQRVITDEPKEREQTKNQQNQNLDVVIKVSVPDWKVMAFSTEPDGQLVWERQFCTPIASAWLVGGGKVTPIALFDDNAYNSQSEMDEDQDEETKRARGEEESSVYLGMYQGQLYLQSSVRISEKFPSKAIGSDIIPLPTVKWKPLIHSPSRTPALVGSDEFDKCLNNDKFSHEEYSNGALSILQYPYDNGYYFPYTKRYRGKRDSAIIIINKDGAGGESRRRKDPVLLLPWWKEILGTIILCIATTTYIVRKFFHPPAPVAYVRQRKESETQCQTDCKFDLDVVESKEPVAMETRSSEYVSRYLTDFEPVQCLGRGGFGVVFEARNQVDDCNYAIKRIRLPNRELAREKVMREVKALAKLEHPGIIRYFNAWQESPPEGWQEEMDQRWLKDASTTDWPMSFVDHMEVLSVKVPVSSSVSPVPGPAGDALEVSSSQAMLSSSTDDGDLSFHPILGHDTLTSERDSQADPDASDTPNSFELCPPRGPSDCTSSSFDIVFEDSGCDRDADAETDSVSGAASPSTTTEKNSSSSSHTRNQQESVPTTSSSPPRPTSLTLALPTTPPAPRPQPSPKVYLYIQMQLCRKENLKDWMAQRCLPEQREHNQCLDIFLQIAEAVDFLHSKGLMHRDLKPSNIFFTLDDVVKVGDFGLVTAMDQEEDEDEPSALTPAPLLTRHTGQVGTKLYMSPEQLSGNSYSHKVDIYSLGLILFELLYPFRTQMERVRTLTEVRALRFPEVFSKNNVQELSMVRSMLSWSPSERPEAAEITGTPLFQELELPWRVVVRQRSRTYSASSMGRPSRQTSST, translated from the exons ATGGAAAGGGGGCTTCACTTTGGAAACGTGAGCATTTCCCTGGTGCTCCTGCTATTGCTAAACGCGCTCATCGGATTTGGGACTTCTCAAGCTCCGGGCTCCGCAACCGGCAGGGAGCCACAGTTCTCCACCCGGGGTTCAGCTTCGACCTCGGGGGATGAAGATGGTGCAAGAGCCATGGAGCGGAGAAGCTTGGAGAACGTTGGCCCCCCGGTCATTGTAGCAGACGTTACCGTTGAAGATGATGACAACGGGTCGGCTGGGGAGACCGACGAATCATTCGGAGACAGTAACGGAAACATCCAACCGACAAG GTCTCTGGTCATCATCAGTACCCTGGACGGGCGCATCTCTGCTCTGGATCCTCACAACCAGGGCAGGAAGCAGTGGGACCTAGATGTCGCCTCAGGGTGCCTTGTATCATCCAGCATCAGCAAACCTGAG GTGTTTGGCAATAAGATGATCATCCCTTCACTGGACGGTGCCTTGTTCCAGTGGAACCGGGACAGGGAGAGTATGGAGTCCGTGCCTTTCAGCGTGGAGTCCCTGCTGGATTCATCTTACCGGATCGGGGAGGATACCGTCCTGGTAGGGGGCAAATCTCTCACCACCTATGGCCTGGGGGCCTACAGTGGCAAG CTCCGGTACATCTGCTCTACGGTGGGCTGCAGTCGCTGGGGGGAGGAGGAGATGCTGAGCGAAGACGTGCTCCTCCTGCAGCGCACTCAAAAGACTGTGCGAGCCATCAGGCCCCGATCAGGGATGGAGAA GTGGAACTTCAGCGTTGGAAACTTTGAGCTGAAGCTCCTCCCTGAGACGTCTGGGATGAACTTCCTGGAGGGAGAGGTTGCTAGTGGCGACTGGAGGGAGAGTCAGCGCGTCATCACCGATGAACCAAAAGAGAGAGAGCAGACGAAGAACCAGCAGAACCAAAATCTGGACGTCGTCATCAAAGTGTCTGTTCCCGATTGGAAGGTCATGGCCTTCAGCACGGAGCCTGACGGACAGCTGGTCTGGGAACGTCAG TTCTGCACACCCATCGCTTCTGCTTGGCTGGTGGGCGGGGGTAAAGTCACACCCATCGCCCTGTTTGACGACAACGCCTACAACAGCCAGTCGGAAATGGATGAGGACCAGGATGAGGAGACAAAGAGGgcaagaggagaggaagagtccAGTGTTTACCTTG GAATGTACCAGGGACAGCTTTACCTCCAGTCCTCAGTGAGGATCAGTGAAAAGTTCCCTTCCAAAGCTATCGGATCGGACATCATTCCACTACCCACGGTCAAGTGGAAGCCTCTCATCC ATTCCCCATCACGGACACCAGCCCTGGTCGGCTCTGATGAATTCGACAAGTGTCTGAATAATGACAAGTTCTCCCATGAAGAATACAGCAACGGAGCCCTGTCCATCCTTCAGTATCCATATG ATAACGGTTACTACTTCCCCTACACCAAGCGTTACCGGGGGAAACGTGACAGTGCCATAATCATTATAAATAAAGACGGGGCGGGAGGAGAGAGTCGTAGGAGGAAGGACcctgtgctgctgctgccatGGTGGAAGGAGATCCTCGGCACCATCATCTTATGCATCGCCACCACCACTTATATCGTCCGAAAATTCTTCCACCCCCCCGCCCCGGTGGCCTATGTGAGG CAACGTAAGGAGTCGGAGACGCAGTGCCAGACAGACTGCAAGTTTGACCTTGATGTTGTGGAATCCAAAGAGCCGGTTGCTATGGAGACCCGTTCCAGCGAATATGTGTCCAG GTACCTGACTGATTTTGAGCCGGTGCAGTGCCTTGGCCGCGGGGGGTTCGGCGTTGTGTTTGAAGCCCGCAACCAAGTGGACGACTGCAACTACGCCATCAAAAGAATCCGTCTGCCCAACAG GGAGCTGGCCCGTGAGAAGGTGATGCGAGAGGTGAAGGCCCTGGCCAAGCTGGAGCACCCGGGGATTATCCGGTACTTCAACGCCTGGCAAGAGAGCCCCCCCGAGGGCTGGCAGGAGGAGATGGACCAGAGGTGGCTGAAGGATGCCAG CACCACTGACTGGCCAATGAGCTTCGTTGACCACATGGAGGTGCTGTCGGTCAAAGTCCCGGTGTCCAGCTCCGTGTCTCCGGTCCCGGGCCCTGCAGGAGACGCTTTGGAGGTCTCTTCCTCTCAGGCCATGCTCTCCAGCAGCACCGATGACGGAGACCTGTCCTTCCACCCGATACTGGGACACGACACCCTGACGTCGGAGAGGGACAGCCAGGCCGACCCCGACGCCTCGGACACCCCCAACTCCTTCGAGCTGTGTCCCCCCCGAGGCCCCAGCGACTGCACCTCTTCCTCCTTCGACATCGTGTTCGAGGACTCGGGATGCGACCGAGATGCCGACGCAGAGACGGACTCGGTTTCCGGTGCAGCCAGTCCGAGTACGACGACGGAGAAAAACAGCTCGTCTTCATCACACACCAGGAACCAGCAGGAATCTGTCCCCAccacctcttcctctcctccccgGCCAACATCACTCACCCTGGCTCTCCCCACAACACCTCCAGCCCCCCGGCCCCAGCCCTCTCCCAAG GTGTACCTGTACATCCAGATGCAGCTCTGCAGGAAGGAGAACCTGAAGGACTGGATGGCTCAGCGCTGCCTCCCGGAGCAGAGGGAGCACAACCAGTGTCTGGACATCTTCCTCCAGATCGCTGAGGCTGTCGACTTCCTGCACAGCAAGGGGCTCATGCACAGAGACCTCaag CCCTCCAACATCTTCTTCACCTTGGACGACGTGGTGAAGGTGGGAGACTTCGGCCTGGTGACGGCCATGGAccaggaggaagatgaggacgAGCCGAGCGCCCTGACGCCGGCCCCGCTCCTGACCCGGCACACGGGCCAGGTCGGCACCAAGCTGTACATGAGCCCAGAACAG CTCTCTGGAAACTCGTACTCTCACAAAGTGGACATTTACTCTCTGGGTCTGATCCTGTTTGAGCTGCTGTATCCCTTCAGGACCCAGATGGAGAGAGTAAGG ACGCTGACAGAGGTGCGAGCCCTGCGCTTCCCTGAGGTCTTCTCCAAAAACAACGTGCAGGAG CTGAGTATGGTGCGCAGTATGCTGTCCTGGAGCCCCAGCGAGCGTCCCGAGGCAGCCGAGATCACAGGGACCCCCCTCTTCCAGGAGCTGGAGCTGCCATGGCGGGTGGTGGTGAGGCAGCGCTCCCGCACCTACAGCGCCTCGTCCATGGGCCGGCCGTCACGGCAGACATCGTCTACCTGA